Proteins found in one Desulfobulbaceae bacterium genomic segment:
- the purE gene encoding 5-(carboxyamino)imidazole ribonucleotide mutase, producing the protein MVRKPLVGILMGSDSDLPVMRKVIEVLDEMDVPYEIDISSAHRLPDKTATYARTARERGIEVIIAGAGMAAHLAGVIASHTTLPVIGVPLSSGALNGVDALYATVQMPPGIPVATVAIDGGKNAAYLACSILSIKFPEIGDMLDAYREETRNQLQEKSKNLQKNLGGGYK; encoded by the coding sequence ATGGTTAGAAAACCACTTGTGGGAATTCTCATGGGCAGCGACAGTGATTTACCGGTAATGCGAAAAGTGATCGAGGTGCTAGACGAAATGGATGTTCCTTATGAAATTGATATCAGCTCGGCCCACCGTCTTCCCGATAAAACGGCCACTTACGCTAGAACAGCAAGAGAACGGGGGATTGAGGTGATAATTGCCGGAGCAGGAATGGCAGCACATCTCGCAGGCGTAATAGCCTCTCACACTACTCTTCCAGTCATTGGTGTTCCCCTCTCTTCTGGAGCTTTGAATGGTGTTGATGCTCTTTATGCAACCGTGCAGATGCCTCCAGGCATTCCGGTTGCTACAGTAGCAATAGATGGCGGGAAAAATGCCGCTTATCTTGCCTGTTCCATATTATCTATTAAATTCCCTGAAATCGGTGATATGCTGGATGCATATAGGGAAGAGACACGAAATCAACTTCAGGAAAAATCTAAAAATTTGCAAAAAAACCTGGGTGGGGGGTATAAATAA
- a CDS encoding ATP-binding cassette domain-containing protein produces MRREKIGFVFQQFYLIPGLSVYENVALPLRFARREVDKEKITKLLDLVGLENRHSHNPSQLSGGEMQRVAVARAMVNDPEVIFADEPTGNLDTENSEKIFDLLTSLHARGLTIVMVTHNNELAMRSERIIRLKDGQIQN; encoded by the coding sequence ATACGCAGAGAAAAAATCGGTTTTGTCTTTCAGCAGTTTTATCTCATTCCCGGCCTTTCGGTTTACGAAAATGTGGCCCTTCCCCTGCGGTTCGCCAGACGAGAGGTTGACAAGGAAAAAATAACGAAGCTCCTTGACCTCGTCGGATTAGAAAACCGGCACAGCCACAACCCGAGCCAGCTCAGCGGTGGAGAAATGCAGCGGGTGGCCGTGGCCAGGGCAATGGTCAACGACCCAGAAGTGATTTTTGCTGACGAGCCCACCGGCAACTTAGACACGGAAAACAGTGAGAAGATATTCGACCTGCTCACCTCGCTTCATGCCCGTGGGCTGACCATTGTCATGGTTACCCACAACAATGAACTGGCCATGAGATCGGAACGAATCATCAGGTTGAAGGACGGTCAGATACAAAATTAA